The Virgibacillus phasianinus genome includes a window with the following:
- a CDS encoding MaoC family dehydratase N-terminal domain-containing protein yields MELDESVIGLTGEKYTFDVEKRHVKQFAEAIGDQNPLYTDEAFAADSRYGQLIAPPTFAMTIGSEGGDFPIELDTRRMLHGEQEFIFYRQIVVGDRLHCQMKVSDLYEKEGKSGTMQFLILDTEMEDDTGDLVAISRTNIIYRPKA; encoded by the coding sequence ATGGAACTGGATGAAAGCGTCATTGGATTAACCGGAGAAAAATATACGTTTGATGTAGAAAAAAGACATGTTAAACAATTTGCCGAAGCAATAGGAGATCAAAATCCTTTATATACAGATGAAGCCTTTGCAGCAGATAGTCGATATGGGCAATTAATTGCTCCACCGACATTTGCGATGACGATTGGCTCTGAAGGCGGGGATTTCCCGATTGAGTTGGACACACGGCGAATGCTCCATGGTGAACAGGAATTTATTTTTTACCGGCAGATTGTTGTTGGAGACCGGCTGCATTGTCAAATGAAAGTTTCGGATTTGTATGAAAAAGAAGGGAAAAGCGGCACGATGCAGTTTTTAATTCTGGATACGGAAATGGAAGATGATACCGGTGATTTAGTAGCAATAAGCCGCACCAATATTATTTATCGGCCAAAAGCGTAA
- a CDS encoding MaoC/PaaZ C-terminal domain-containing protein: protein MAVMTELEYGNLREGQQLEPLTKPPITKVQLVKYAGASGDFNPLHTDDEFARKVGMDGVIAHGMLVMGFLGEYVRDLAGTNAEISGFKMRFGAMTRPGDTIICSATVKKLYSEAGKNYAELDLQAEKAHGKVVGWGSAVLYF from the coding sequence ATGGCAGTAATGACAGAACTGGAGTATGGGAATCTCAGGGAAGGACAGCAGCTTGAACCACTGACAAAGCCCCCTATCACAAAAGTACAATTAGTAAAATATGCCGGTGCATCGGGCGATTTTAATCCATTGCATACAGATGATGAATTTGCCCGGAAAGTCGGCATGGATGGTGTGATTGCCCATGGCATGCTGGTGATGGGCTTTTTAGGGGAATATGTTCGAGATCTTGCTGGCACGAATGCGGAGATTTCCGGATTTAAAATGCGTTTTGGCGCGATGACAAGGCCCGGTGATACGATAATCTGTTCCGCCACAGTGAAAAAACTCTATTCAGAAGCCGGCAAAAACTATGCGGAACTGGATCTTCAGGCGGAAAAGGCACACGGAAAAGTGGTTGGTTGGGGAAGTGCTGTGCTTTATTTTTAA
- a CDS encoding thiolase C-terminal domain-containing protein, whose protein sequence is MMGTITDRCAIVGVGESERSRNSGTTPLHMALDAARAALTDAGLEAKDIDGFMSYNENDSCTSHELATYLGVRPKYVKDIHGGGASTEMLVADAVGLIEMGEMNTVMIFRSMNGSSGQQVGRGYDSDMLQTALSGGSYIIPYGSASPSQWFGMFATRHMYETGITKEHLGHVCLSFYEHAQKNPRAFLHGKPLTMEKYLETPDISYPFNIHDSCVELDEANAIIVTASDRAADCRQRPVYIMGLESRQCHPHAHYWEDTSQVAADYVADGLYQSAGVKPEDIDVAAIYDCFSWVVLRQLEAYGFAPRGEVGDFAAEGNLKIGGKLPTNTAGGMLSEGYTHGMNNALELVRQLRHDYKGTERQVKDCELGICTGWAGPDIAGALILRN, encoded by the coding sequence ATGATGGGAACAATCACAGATCGTTGCGCTATCGTCGGGGTCGGCGAAAGCGAACGTTCAAGGAATTCGGGCACGACACCATTGCATATGGCGCTGGATGCTGCCAGGGCTGCATTAACGGATGCCGGGCTTGAAGCAAAAGATATTGATGGTTTTATGAGCTATAACGAAAATGATTCTTGCACGTCCCATGAACTGGCAACTTATTTGGGTGTTCGGCCTAAATATGTAAAGGATATTCATGGTGGTGGAGCAAGTACAGAAATGCTTGTTGCTGATGCTGTCGGATTGATTGAAATGGGAGAAATGAATACGGTGATGATTTTCCGGTCCATGAATGGAAGTTCCGGCCAGCAGGTGGGGCGGGGGTATGACTCCGATATGCTGCAGACAGCTTTATCCGGTGGAAGTTACATTATTCCGTATGGGTCAGCAAGCCCTTCCCAATGGTTTGGCATGTTTGCTACACGCCATATGTATGAGACTGGGATTACGAAAGAGCACCTGGGGCATGTTTGTCTGAGTTTTTATGAACATGCACAGAAGAATCCACGGGCTTTTCTGCATGGCAAACCACTGACAATGGAGAAATATTTGGAAACACCAGATATCAGTTATCCATTTAATATCCATGATTCCTGTGTGGAATTGGATGAGGCGAATGCCATTATTGTGACTGCTTCAGATCGGGCAGCCGATTGCAGGCAGCGACCTGTTTATATTATGGGGCTCGAGTCCAGACAATGTCATCCGCATGCACATTACTGGGAAGACACATCGCAAGTTGCTGCGGATTATGTGGCTGATGGTTTGTATCAATCAGCTGGTGTCAAACCGGAAGATATTGATGTGGCAGCCATTTATGACTGCTTTAGCTGGGTGGTGTTAAGACAGCTTGAGGCATATGGTTTTGCTCCGCGTGGAGAGGTTGGTGATTTTGCTGCGGAAGGAAACCTGAAAATAGGTGGGAAACTGCCAACCAATACTGCTGGTGGAATGCTGTCTGAAGGATATACGCATGGTATGAACAATGCGCTGGAGCTGGTCAGGCAATTGCGTCATGACTATAAGGGTACTGAGCGGCAAGTAAAAGATTGTGAACTTGGAATATGTACTGGCTGGGCAGGCCCGGATATTGCCGGTGCCCTGATTCTAAGAAACTAG
- a CDS encoding Zn-ribbon domain-containing OB-fold protein, with product MMDYQKPIPLKTQDNKPFWDAADQHEMALQKCNSCGHYAHPPGPSCAKCGSQDLTWEQLGSDVKASVYSYIISYRPFLPGFQDDLPLIIAQAELEKAPGVKMMCNILDCKTEDVYVGMPVKMIWQDIAKDRALPQWVPAM from the coding sequence ATGATGGACTATCAAAAACCAATTCCATTAAAAACACAAGATAATAAACCATTTTGGGATGCTGCTGATCAGCATGAAATGGCACTGCAAAAATGCAATAGCTGTGGACATTATGCCCATCCGCCCGGACCAAGCTGTGCAAAGTGTGGCAGTCAGGATTTAACTTGGGAGCAATTAGGTTCTGATGTTAAGGCGTCTGTCTACTCCTATATTATTTCTTATCGTCCATTTTTGCCGGGCTTTCAGGATGATCTGCCATTAATTATTGCACAAGCGGAACTGGAGAAAGCACCGGGAGTAAAAATGATGTGCAATATTCTCGATTGTAAGACAGAAGATGTCTATGTCGGCATGCCTGTGAAAATGATCTGGCAGGATATAGCAAAAGACAGAGCCCTGCCACAATGGGTACCCGCAATGTGA
- a CDS encoding acyl-CoA dehydrogenase family protein, with the protein MDFSISKQEEAFRQELRTWLEENLPEGWLQGNRELPEDKADYAVFLRKWQNTLYEGGWGAISWPKEYGGREATLMEEIIFYQEMVRVQAPPLINYIGIHMVGPTLIQSGTDEQKEKFINKIITGEEVWCQGYSEPNAGSDLAAIQTSAEKKGDQWLINGQKVWTSFGHLADKCFLLARTSTHPEKKHRGITAFLLDMNQSGVETKPITQMDGQQEFNEVYLTDAVAYDADIVGELDKGWRVMIALMLHERTGIGAELFTLEKRFDDMVAAIKDYQINGRPVMDDPSVRQKLASFYARFRGSLLNYYRNLTSTLKNGHPGPESSIDKLAVSELTKEMAGFMMSLQGHRGMLWKEDAPIDPVWQDEYLFSFGQTIGGGTSEVQRNTIGERVLGLPKDMGR; encoded by the coding sequence ATGGATTTTTCTATTTCCAAACAGGAAGAAGCTTTTCGCCAGGAACTGAGAACGTGGCTTGAGGAAAATCTTCCGGAAGGCTGGCTGCAGGGAAACCGGGAACTCCCTGAAGACAAGGCGGATTACGCAGTATTTTTGCGAAAATGGCAAAACACGTTATATGAAGGCGGCTGGGGAGCAATTTCCTGGCCAAAGGAATATGGAGGACGTGAAGCCACACTGATGGAAGAAATCATTTTCTATCAGGAGATGGTTCGGGTGCAGGCGCCCCCGCTGATCAATTATATTGGCATCCATATGGTTGGTCCGACATTAATCCAATCCGGCACCGACGAACAGAAAGAAAAGTTTATCAACAAAATCATAACTGGTGAAGAGGTGTGGTGTCAGGGGTATTCAGAACCGAATGCGGGATCCGATCTGGCGGCCATTCAAACGAGTGCTGAGAAAAAAGGCGACCAGTGGCTGATAAATGGACAAAAGGTTTGGACCAGTTTTGGTCATTTGGCTGACAAATGTTTTTTGCTTGCCCGGACCAGCACACACCCCGAAAAAAAGCACCGGGGTATCACAGCATTTCTCCTGGATATGAACCAGTCTGGCGTGGAGACGAAACCAATCACGCAGATGGACGGACAACAGGAATTTAACGAGGTATATTTAACCGATGCTGTTGCGTATGATGCAGACATTGTAGGCGAACTGGATAAAGGGTGGCGCGTCATGATTGCCCTGATGCTGCATGAGCGGACAGGAATCGGTGCCGAATTGTTCACGCTGGAAAAACGATTTGATGATATGGTCGCAGCCATAAAAGATTACCAGATTAATGGCAGACCGGTAATGGATGATCCATCTGTCAGGCAAAAGTTGGCAAGCTTTTATGCACGCTTCCGAGGATCATTGTTAAATTATTACCGAAATCTGACCAGCACCTTAAAAAATGGCCATCCAGGCCCAGAGAGTTCAATTGATAAATTAGCAGTCAGTGAACTCACCAAAGAAATGGCCGGTTTTATGATGTCGCTTCAGGGACACCGGGGAATGCTTTGGAAAGAAGATGCACCGATTGATCCAGTCTGGCAGGATGAATACTTATTTTCCTTTGGCCAGACGATTGGCGGAGGAACCAGTGAGGTACAACGGAATACCATCGGTGAACGTGTTCTTGGATTGCCAAAAGATATGGGAAGATAA
- a CDS encoding acyl-CoA dehydrogenase family protein — protein sequence MDFALNEDQEMFRSYLRKYLDKVGQTKVAREFIKGNTNEFTVVMNGLAELGATAINIPEENEGLGLGAVDLVPVFEEMGRVVLPGIYLETMAFAVPLLEKYGTEEQKAKYLPDIAAGNKQLSLAWLEPVKDYSLDQIECAVKEEGETLVINGVKELVPDADFADAFIVVVRNSNDGLSLILVDRDDELSIRPQKCMDESRHLGEITFDEWAVPKSQLLGSWNQGVNLLEEGILYLNAGLSSLLVGGMEKVVGMATEYANIREQFGQPIGRFQAIKHTIVDMKMDLEMARSLSYYASWTLEEMDAEKQKAAVYSARAFATEAFIRLASENIQIHGGIGFTEEIDCHLFLKRARFYEHYLGSVRDYNELLASALGWNKNETSKNMKAEKVVHGQ from the coding sequence ATGGATTTTGCGTTAAATGAAGATCAGGAAATGTTCCGCTCTTATTTACGGAAATATTTGGACAAAGTCGGACAAACGAAAGTCGCCCGGGAGTTTATCAAAGGAAACACAAATGAATTTACTGTGGTAATGAACGGTCTTGCTGAACTGGGTGCGACAGCTATAAATATCCCGGAAGAAAACGAGGGCCTTGGTTTAGGCGCTGTTGATTTAGTTCCTGTTTTCGAAGAGATGGGGCGGGTCGTATTGCCAGGTATTTATCTCGAAACGATGGCATTTGCCGTACCACTTCTTGAGAAATACGGAACGGAAGAACAGAAGGCGAAATACCTCCCGGATATTGCTGCAGGAAATAAACAGCTATCGCTTGCCTGGCTTGAACCGGTTAAGGATTACAGCCTGGACCAAATCGAGTGTGCTGTTAAGGAAGAGGGAGAGACACTGGTTATAAACGGGGTGAAGGAGCTTGTCCCGGATGCGGATTTTGCTGATGCATTTATAGTTGTTGTGCGCAATTCCAATGATGGCCTATCGCTAATTTTAGTTGATCGGGATGATGAGCTGTCAATTCGTCCGCAAAAATGTATGGATGAGTCAAGACATTTGGGAGAGATAACCTTCGACGAGTGGGCAGTTCCGAAAAGTCAGCTGCTTGGCTCCTGGAATCAAGGGGTGAACCTGCTGGAGGAAGGCATCCTGTATCTGAATGCCGGACTTAGCTCATTGCTTGTTGGCGGAATGGAAAAAGTTGTTGGCATGGCGACTGAATATGCCAACATCCGTGAGCAGTTCGGTCAGCCAATCGGACGCTTTCAGGCCATTAAACACACAATTGTTGATATGAAGATGGATCTGGAAATGGCCCGTTCCCTAAGCTATTATGCGAGCTGGACACTCGAAGAAATGGATGCAGAAAAGCAAAAAGCTGCTGTGTACAGTGCGCGAGCGTTTGCTACAGAAGCATTTATTCGTCTTGCTTCCGAAAATATTCAAATTCATGGCGGGATTGGCTTTACCGAGGAAATTGACTGTCATTTGTTTTTAAAACGGGCCCGATTCTATGAACACTATCTGGGCTCAGTCCGCGACTATAATGAGCTGCTTGCATCAGCACTGGGCTGGAATAAGAACGAAACGAGCAAAAACATGAAAGCAGAAAAGGTGGTGCATGGACAATGA
- a CDS encoding aldehyde dehydrogenase family protein: MKAAKDLRQFHNIIDGKLVPASAGETMDSIDPATGKPWSTIPLSTTNDVDSVVKAASKAFPAWSALPARSRADYLRQIGDALSEHGEELLTLETRNNGWTLDPYQYLNIVLKQIWYDAAGAAPIVGAQGKTVQMGTGNFGYTRREPYGVVLGILPWNAGLFSFTIKAAYALAAGNTVIIKPSEHAASASLRYGEILSEILPPGVVNVISGLGSEIGDVLVGHKQVNKVSMTGSKQTAEMITRASAPVPKSLIFELGGKSPNIIFEDADINQAVNGVINGIFTRNAGQICAAGSRILVHRPIFDRVIGKIKEHMTDPENVKYGDTLDTTNTMGPIANLPQYRKVCSYLQIGKEEGAELIFGGRTGGEVLLPDDPHYSDGYWVEPTLFKTDNNKLQICQEEVFGPIAVAIPFDDEEEAVRIANDTDYGLASGVWTQDLKRAQRMTEKIEAGNVWVNTYAMVGPDLPFGGFKESGYGTDTVLEYTREKACVINFN, translated from the coding sequence ATGAAAGCGGCAAAGGATTTGCGGCAATTTCATAATATTATTGACGGCAAGCTAGTTCCAGCGTCCGCGGGAGAGACGATGGACAGTATTGACCCGGCAACCGGAAAACCCTGGTCCACCATCCCGCTTAGTACAACCAATGATGTTGATTCGGTGGTGAAAGCAGCTAGTAAAGCATTTCCTGCATGGTCAGCCTTGCCTGCCAGAAGCCGCGCAGATTACTTACGGCAAATTGGTGATGCGCTATCGGAACATGGTGAAGAATTGTTGACCCTTGAGACAAGAAATAATGGCTGGACCCTTGATCCATACCAGTATTTAAACATTGTCCTGAAACAAATATGGTATGATGCCGCCGGTGCTGCTCCAATTGTCGGTGCTCAGGGCAAAACAGTACAAATGGGAACAGGCAATTTTGGGTATACACGAAGGGAGCCATATGGCGTTGTATTAGGAATTCTCCCTTGGAATGCCGGGTTGTTCTCGTTTACGATTAAAGCTGCTTATGCACTTGCGGCCGGAAATACGGTGATTATCAAGCCATCTGAACATGCAGCATCGGCTTCGTTACGCTACGGCGAAATACTTTCTGAGATTCTGCCGCCGGGCGTTGTGAATGTTATTTCCGGCCTTGGGAGTGAAATCGGCGATGTGTTAGTCGGTCATAAACAGGTGAACAAAGTCAGTATGACCGGATCCAAACAAACGGCGGAGATGATTACCCGTGCCTCCGCACCTGTTCCTAAGTCACTGATTTTCGAGTTAGGCGGAAAGTCTCCCAACATTATTTTTGAAGATGCAGATATCAATCAGGCGGTGAATGGTGTCATTAATGGAATATTTACGAGAAACGCTGGTCAAATCTGTGCAGCAGGTTCCAGAATCCTCGTTCACCGTCCTATTTTTGATAGGGTAATAGGGAAGATAAAGGAACATATGACGGATCCAGAAAACGTCAAGTACGGAGACACGTTGGACACCACTAATACGATGGGGCCTATAGCCAATCTTCCTCAATACCGTAAAGTCTGCTCGTATCTGCAGATTGGCAAAGAAGAAGGAGCAGAACTTATTTTTGGCGGGCGAACGGGCGGTGAGGTTCTTCTGCCAGATGACCCGCACTATTCTGATGGTTATTGGGTGGAACCTACATTATTTAAAACGGACAATAATAAATTGCAGATTTGTCAAGAAGAGGTATTTGGGCCGATTGCTGTTGCTATTCCATTTGATGACGAAGAAGAAGCAGTCCGAATTGCAAATGATACTGATTATGGCCTTGCCTCAGGGGTCTGGACACAAGATTTGAAACGGGCACAGCGCATGACGGAAAAAATAGAAGCAGGTAATGTTTGGGTAAACACTTATGCCATGGTCGGTCCAGACTTGCCATTTGGTGGATTTAAAGAAAGCGGATATGGCACGGATACTGTATTGGAATACACGCGCGAGAAAGCTTGTGTGATTAATTTCAATTAA
- a CDS encoding MFS transporter has translation MDEKSIRKDFHFLCIGVFFIVLIMATGLPAYPDILAFYDLKSGYAVWIQLGFALGLTGFQPLFGWLGDVYSQKAVVLLGSALMAIGSIVTAVSPYFWLLVIGMFAKGVAGAAVVPAGFTYVGKFFKEHQRGKALSTFGIYCTIGAAIGPFLSGVLVDTLGWQANFWFCAGLSAISLLIFALGVSYVEGDKARSFDFSGVAFMFLVVAGLLTIPTFINNYGLSSWMWFPSVFIFAISFLLLIATEKRQKQPMFDVEYTANRSFWAPAVIAVFLFVTYSGVMYLMTFFVQDVQGKSSTTVGLLQMIIFLATTVGTFFSGRLIARMSARGLLGFGIFLVIFGIAMLTQAEINTTFLYLSISLSLIGIGVGIAGPGKRATVLSKANQSRIGVITFTFNTIENIVQRVGASFALIIFALFAASGNSLSALSNTAVFLTFYTALGLLFLIFIPKTVAGFKKEQPTTNQKKDTLSEVK, from the coding sequence ATGGATGAAAAATCCATTCGGAAAGATTTTCATTTTTTGTGTATTGGTGTATTTTTCATTGTCCTGATTATGGCCACAGGTTTACCAGCATATCCTGACATATTAGCGTTTTATGATTTGAAGTCTGGTTACGCGGTCTGGATCCAATTGGGCTTTGCACTTGGCTTAACTGGATTTCAGCCTTTATTTGGATGGCTGGGTGATGTATACAGTCAAAAAGCTGTTGTGCTTTTAGGGTCAGCACTTATGGCCATAGGTTCGATTGTTACGGCAGTATCTCCATATTTTTGGCTGTTGGTCATTGGTATGTTTGCAAAAGGTGTTGCTGGCGCCGCCGTGGTCCCAGCTGGCTTCACCTATGTAGGGAAATTTTTCAAGGAACATCAGCGTGGAAAGGCACTCAGCACGTTTGGAATCTATTGCACAATTGGTGCCGCCATTGGCCCGTTTTTAAGCGGGGTATTGGTAGATACATTGGGATGGCAGGCTAACTTTTGGTTCTGTGCGGGATTAAGTGCCATTTCGCTGCTAATCTTTGCATTAGGGGTATCGTATGTTGAAGGAGATAAAGCCAGATCATTTGACTTCTCTGGTGTAGCATTTATGTTTTTGGTTGTAGCGGGTTTATTAACAATCCCTACCTTTATTAACAACTATGGACTTTCTTCCTGGATGTGGTTTCCTTCAGTTTTTATTTTTGCCATTTCATTTTTACTGTTGATTGCTACAGAAAAAAGACAAAAGCAGCCAATGTTTGATGTGGAATATACAGCCAATCGGAGTTTTTGGGCACCAGCTGTAATTGCTGTTTTCCTTTTTGTCACATACAGTGGGGTTATGTATTTAATGACCTTTTTTGTTCAGGATGTGCAAGGAAAATCGTCGACCACTGTCGGCTTGCTCCAAATGATCATATTTCTGGCAACAACCGTGGGCACTTTTTTCAGTGGAAGGTTGATTGCAAGAATGTCTGCGAGGGGATTGCTTGGATTTGGCATTTTCTTGGTGATTTTCGGAATAGCTATGTTAACACAGGCGGAGATAAATACTACTTTCCTATACCTTTCCATATCCTTAAGCCTGATTGGGATAGGTGTTGGTATTGCTGGTCCAGGGAAAAGAGCTACTGTTTTATCAAAGGCAAATCAATCCCGCATCGGAGTTATTACATTTACCTTTAACACGATTGAAAATATTGTTCAGCGTGTGGGCGCCTCTTTTGCCTTAATTATCTTTGCATTGTTTGCTGCCAGTGGTAATTCACTTAGTGCCCTTTCCAATACAGCGGTATTCCTAACCTTTTACACTGCACTAGGCCTCTTGTTTTTGATTTTCATACCAAAAACAGTCGCAGGATTCAAAAAAGAACAACCCACAACAAACCAGAAAAAAGACACATTATCCGAAGTGAAATAG
- a CDS encoding glycine betaine ABC transporter substrate-binding protein — MSNFNMKKLGIIAGLSMSLVVAGCGQDEQQSVSEEMDYTITGLEPGAGQTELNNQAIEEYESLSGWNQQTSSTGAMLSEIDQAIQNKEPIMFTAWSPHYMFAKWDLKYLEDPKGIFGEEQHATTIVRKGLKEDLPNAYTILDRFHWEVSDIESALLTANEKGLEKDELAQKWVDENQKAVEKWTKGVEQVDGTPIELVSSSWDSELFTANVAKIVLAQQGFNVTLTPIDPAILFESISSGDADASLSPWLPTTHGALYKENEGEFVDLGPCYEGTKIGLAVPAYMDVDSLEDFEPKK; from the coding sequence ATGTCTAATTTCAACATGAAAAAATTAGGGATAATTGCTGGTTTATCTATGTCCCTTGTAGTGGCTGGTTGTGGACAGGATGAGCAGCAAAGTGTAAGTGAAGAAATGGATTATACGATTACTGGTCTGGAACCTGGTGCTGGACAAACGGAACTGAATAACCAAGCTATAGAAGAGTATGAAAGCCTTAGTGGCTGGAATCAGCAAACATCGTCAACTGGTGCAATGCTGTCGGAAATAGACCAAGCTATTCAAAACAAAGAACCAATAATGTTTACAGCATGGTCCCCGCATTATATGTTTGCCAAATGGGATCTAAAGTACTTAGAGGATCCTAAAGGTATCTTTGGAGAGGAACAGCATGCTACAACAATTGTAAGAAAAGGCTTAAAAGAAGACCTGCCAAATGCCTATACAATTCTTGATCGATTCCATTGGGAAGTATCAGACATAGAATCAGCCCTGCTGACAGCTAATGAAAAAGGGTTGGAGAAGGATGAGTTGGCACAAAAGTGGGTGGATGAAAATCAAAAAGCAGTTGAAAAGTGGACAAAAGGAGTAGAGCAGGTAGATGGCACTCCAATAGAACTAGTTTCATCTTCTTGGGACTCAGAATTATTTACCGCAAACGTAGCCAAAATTGTATTGGCACAACAAGGATTCAACGTAACACTTACGCCAATTGATCCGGCTATTTTGTTTGAGTCAATTTCATCAGGTGATGCTGATGCCTCGCTTTCTCCATGGCTGCCTACTACGCATGGCGCCTTATATAAGGAAAATGAAGGAGAATTTGTCGATCTAGGACCATGCTATGAAGGCACCAAGATTGGATTAGCAGTACCAGCATATATGGACGTTGATTCGCTGGAAGACTTTGAACCCAAAAAGTAA
- a CDS encoding VOC family protein encodes MEKVTPFLMFQDGKAEEAMNYYVSLIEDSGITSITHYGANEAGDEGTVMQATFSLKGQEFMCIDSNVNHKFSFTPSFSIFLTCDSENEINHLYDKLITDGQALMPLDGYGFSKKFGWINDKFGVSWQLNLPFG; translated from the coding sequence ATGGAAAAGGTCACGCCGTTTCTAATGTTTCAGGATGGTAAGGCAGAAGAAGCAATGAATTATTATGTATCACTTATTGAGGATTCAGGTATTACAAGCATAACCCATTACGGAGCAAATGAAGCTGGGGATGAAGGCACGGTGATGCAAGCAACATTTTCGTTGAAGGGGCAGGAATTCATGTGTATTGACAGTAATGTGAATCATAAGTTTAGCTTTACACCCTCGTTTTCCATCTTTCTCACGTGTGATTCTGAAAACGAGATCAACCATCTTTACGATAAGCTCATCACGGATGGACAAGCACTTATGCCGCTTGATGGCTATGGGTTCAGCAAGAAGTTTGGCTGGATAAATGATAAGTTCGGCGTTTCATGGCAGCTTAATCTTCCATTTGGTTGA
- a CDS encoding helix-turn-helix transcriptional regulator, with product MKKVERINTIMRYINNRASFTISEIMQEFNISRSTAIRDIREIEAMGMPLVAEVGRDGGYFVMHNSVLPEVRFTDNEVKALFIAFMATRNQQLPYLKSRHSLAEKLLGLVSENQQDDLVLLNQILLFEGTNPNHPDLLDLSDLPHPMLEELIQILLLDSYLLITIKEGKVIKSYPIYLLHLYREKSIWLIEGFDLKEEKKQIFSVDHVIDVKPCPQEKRLSKKKILEILSNQEKVTNLVLELGPTAIAQFKKYHPFNVSISYMNPYQTTAVLETFFNVNKPEELTEITNWLLFLGEDIKVREMPKEILEVLQERLGLFLP from the coding sequence ATGAAAAAAGTTGAACGAATTAATACCATTATGCGGTACATCAATAATCGCGCCAGTTTTACAATCTCTGAAATCATGCAGGAATTTAACATATCTCGTTCGACAGCTATTAGAGATATTAGAGAAATTGAAGCCATGGGAATGCCGCTTGTCGCTGAGGTTGGAAGGGATGGGGGCTATTTTGTCATGCACAACTCAGTTCTGCCCGAAGTCCGCTTTACCGATAATGAGGTCAAAGCCCTTTTCATCGCCTTCATGGCCACTAGAAATCAGCAACTCCCCTACCTAAAGAGCCGTCATTCTTTAGCTGAAAAATTACTGGGTCTCGTCTCAGAAAACCAGCAGGATGATCTGGTTCTATTAAATCAAATCCTGCTTTTTGAAGGGACCAACCCCAACCATCCCGACCTGCTTGATCTGTCAGACCTTCCCCATCCCATGCTGGAAGAACTCATCCAAATCCTTCTTCTGGATAGCTATTTACTGATTACCATCAAAGAAGGGAAGGTAATAAAGTCTTATCCAATTTATCTCCTGCACCTTTATCGTGAAAAAAGCATTTGGCTGATTGAAGGATTTGACCTAAAGGAAGAAAAGAAGCAGATTTTTTCTGTCGACCATGTCATCGACGTCAAACCCTGCCCGCAGGAAAAAAGATTAAGTAAGAAAAAGATTCTAGAAATACTAAGTAACCAAGAAAAAGTAACCAACCTTGTCCTTGAACTTGGCCCAACAGCGATTGCCCAGTTCAAAAAGTACCATCCTTTTAATGTTTCGATTTCCTATATGAATCCTTACCAAACCACAGCCGTTCTAGAGACTTTTTTCAATGTTAATAAGCCTGAAGAATTGACTGAAATAACAAATTGGCTACTTTTCCTAGGTGAGGATATCAAGGTCAGAGAAATGCCAAAGGAAATCTTGGAAGTTTTACAAGAGAGATTGGGCTTATTTTTGCCATAA
- a CDS encoding GyrI-like domain-containing protein, whose translation MEDFNLEEKDSFVVLGIGTELTSDYTDFAGINQEKEDFWQGVKEDGGLDKLKAVATNDYIFAVNEAVNNKMMHYAGVMTKATVPEASRVIEFPKGAYLVIKGEAETADELNKKLTGAAFGQVLPEVKNYAYVGGPNATIEMGQRNGLVFGEMWIPVVKK comes from the coding sequence ATGGAAGATTTTAACTTGGAAGAAAAAGACAGCTTTGTCGTGCTAGGTATTGGAACGGAGCTTACTAGTGATTACACAGACTTTGCCGGCATAAACCAGGAAAAGGAAGATTTTTGGCAGGGCGTCAAAGAAGATGGCGGACTTGACAAGTTAAAAGCTGTAGCCACAAATGATTACATTTTTGCCGTCAATGAAGCGGTAAATAATAAAATGATGCATTATGCTGGGGTCATGACCAAGGCAACGGTACCGGAAGCATCCAGAGTTATCGAATTTCCTAAAGGTGCTTACCTAGTTATTAAAGGGGAAGCGGAGACAGCAGATGAATTGAATAAAAAACTAACTGGCGCTGCATTTGGTCAAGTCTTGCCAGAAGTAAAGAATTATGCCTATGTTGGCGGGCCAAATGCAACAATTGAAATGGGACAACGAAACGGCCTGGTTTTTGGCGAAATGTGGATTCCTGTTGTTAAGAAATAA